The Grimontia kaedaensis genome has a window encoding:
- a CDS encoding LysR family transcriptional regulator, whose protein sequence is MKLPPLRAVQYFEATARLNSFSRAAESLNVTQSAVSHQIRLLEDFLGESLFERQGRNLHLTPVGQRYYDDIGDPLQAIARASLQVREGVSGNLRLAVFSSLAVKWLMPQLSDFRTKHPEIDLSLEMYAHRPDLSDKMGDCFITDFAPGKNYEYELLYTEYIYPVCSTKIWQQIKDKPLPDVLWEYPLLSVRSLMENDWKEWCKVGGYSLPRDVKIHTFSHMLLATEAARYSHGVTLLNHYFMNEIDREQLVRIPLHEIPTGDSLYFVYKKHRARQPEILKLGRWLQQIAAADEAAF, encoded by the coding sequence ATGAAACTTCCACCGCTCCGAGCCGTTCAATATTTTGAAGCCACTGCGCGCTTAAACAGCTTCTCGCGGGCAGCAGAGTCTTTGAACGTGACCCAAAGTGCCGTCAGCCATCAGATCCGTTTATTGGAAGATTTTCTGGGAGAGTCCCTATTTGAACGCCAGGGACGGAATTTGCATTTAACCCCGGTGGGACAACGTTACTATGACGATATAGGCGATCCGCTCCAGGCGATTGCCCGCGCCAGTCTTCAGGTTCGGGAAGGGGTTTCTGGCAATCTTCGCTTGGCAGTGTTTAGCTCGCTCGCGGTGAAATGGCTCATGCCCCAGCTTTCGGACTTTCGCACCAAGCACCCTGAAATCGATCTTTCCCTTGAGATGTATGCTCACCGCCCGGATCTCTCAGACAAAATGGGCGACTGCTTTATCACCGACTTTGCGCCCGGCAAAAACTACGAATACGAGCTTTTGTATACCGAATACATTTACCCAGTATGCAGCACCAAAATCTGGCAACAAATCAAAGACAAACCCCTACCTGATGTGCTTTGGGAGTACCCTTTATTGTCTGTAAGATCCTTGATGGAAAACGACTGGAAAGAATGGTGCAAGGTCGGGGGTTACTCCCTACCAAGAGACGTGAAAATTCACACCTTCAGCCATATGTTGCTCGCGACAGAAGCAGCGCGCTATTCCCATGGTGTCACCCTGCTCAACCACTACTTTATGAACGAGATTGACCGCGAGCAGTTGGTACGCATTCCCCTGCATGAAATTCCGACGGGCGATAGCCTCTATTTCGTGTACAAAAAGCACCGCGCAAGACAACCTGAAATCCTGAAACTCGGACGCTGGCTACAACAAATCGCTGCGGCTGACGAGGCCGCTTTTTAA
- a CDS encoding DMT family transporter, which yields MRNISVGFAMTLLVIGNLSATFSDALVKTMEGGPDGAIFQFALFRQVSAVLILLPFCLTAPMKNLTLGLKWHALRAHIWLLGVFFAIVALTTMPLATANAIFYAAPLIMLPLAAIFLREKLSVASIIAAVVGFIGVLILVRPTEFSWAAMSALIVAVTLAINNLLIPKIPRIQTVPQTLLLHNLIGIPVAFALALYEGMPFSLDLFWRAAGSTAFILVYAATCVIAYRAAESNKIASAEYSGLVCAVGVGLVFFGEVPDMLMVVGTTLIVVPLLWLAGREKRKSRKAKAAAMAKAPEEIAEPA from the coding sequence ATGCGCAATATCTCAGTAGGTTTCGCCATGACGTTGTTGGTGATAGGAAACCTCAGCGCAACGTTTTCCGATGCGCTGGTCAAAACCATGGAAGGAGGGCCAGATGGTGCCATCTTCCAGTTCGCGCTGTTTCGTCAGGTATCTGCCGTGCTCATTTTGCTGCCTTTCTGTTTGACGGCACCTATGAAGAATTTGACGTTGGGACTGAAATGGCACGCACTGCGCGCGCACATTTGGTTGCTTGGTGTGTTCTTTGCGATTGTGGCACTCACGACCATGCCACTGGCAACAGCGAATGCGATTTTCTATGCGGCACCCTTGATAATGCTTCCGCTTGCGGCAATCTTTTTGAGAGAGAAACTCTCAGTAGCATCTATCATTGCTGCCGTGGTGGGGTTTATTGGTGTATTAATTCTGGTGCGTCCAACCGAGTTTAGCTGGGCGGCAATGTCCGCACTGATTGTGGCGGTGACGCTGGCCATCAACAACCTGTTGATCCCGAAAATCCCGCGCATTCAGACGGTGCCACAAACTCTGCTGCTGCATAACCTGATTGGTATTCCAGTGGCGTTTGCATTGGCACTTTATGAAGGCATGCCTTTCAGCCTGGACTTGTTCTGGCGTGCTGCTGGCTCGACCGCTTTCATTCTGGTCTACGCTGCAACCTGTGTGATTGCGTATCGCGCAGCGGAAAGCAACAAGATTGCCAGCGCCGAATACAGCGGCTTGGTGTGTGCTGTTGGTGTGGGTTTGGTTTTCTTCGGTGAAGTGCCAGACATGCTGATGGTGGTGGGTACGACCCTGATTGTTGTACCTCTGCTTTGGCTGGCAGGACGTGAGAAACGAAAGTCCCGCAAAGCCAAAGCGGCTGCAATGGCAAAAGCGCCAGAAGAGATTGCTGAGCCAGCATAA
- a CDS encoding methyl-accepting chemotaxis protein yields MQNSFMSPLKRAIRSIFGFDAELEAEANAKIAALDRSLAIIEFDTKGNILSANENFLKVMGYAPDEIIGKHHSLFVEKAFVNSSEYRDFWARLANGKSVSGEFKRIGKNGIDVWIQATYNPVYSPQGGIKKVVKFATDITQDKNKNLDTTGQVNAINRSQAVIEFDLKGNILRANENFLGVMGYDEKEVVGKHHSIFVEPAMAQSGEYKAFWEKLAKGEHQSAVYKRVARGGREIWISASYNPIFDDNGKPFKVVKFATDVTEQKMRNANFAGQIRAIGKSQAVIEFELDGTIRTANENFLNTVGYTLEEVKGKHHSIFATTELKNSHEYKEFWKSLAAGEFFSGEFERVGKGGRQIWIQASYNPIFDLNGKPFKVVKYASDITDQKLKNADYEGQIEAIGKSQAVIEFNMNGTIRNANDNFLNAMGYSLSEVKGRHHSIFVDPDYKNSDEYKAFWEKLNRGEFESAEFLRFAKGGREVWIQASYNPICDANGRPFKVVKYATDITAKKRAVAKISDCLVSLSKGDLSVALTEKLDDEFEPVREAMNSTIERLNELVVDINRTATSVSNTAREIRTGTSDLSDRTETQASSLEETAASMQEMTSTVEQNADTSQSAVKQASEATKRAERGGTVVVEAVNSMAEIEESSKQISDIIGVINEIAFQTNLLALNAAVEAARAGEQGRGFAVVAGEVRNLAQRSAKASVEIKDLINTSVNKVKDGTQLVRESGENLVEIVDSIRSVSSMIDDMSIATQEQSQGIGEINRVITEMDNMTQQNAGLAEEATAASENMLVEAENLQELVSFFKTRTA; encoded by the coding sequence ATGCAAAACTCTTTCATGTCACCACTGAAACGAGCCATCAGGAGTATTTTTGGCTTCGACGCAGAACTAGAAGCGGAGGCGAACGCCAAGATCGCCGCCTTGGATAGGTCTCTGGCCATCATTGAATTTGATACCAAAGGTAATATTCTCTCGGCCAACGAGAATTTTCTTAAGGTCATGGGTTACGCCCCTGATGAAATCATCGGTAAGCATCACTCTCTGTTCGTGGAAAAGGCATTTGTCAATTCCAGCGAGTACAGAGATTTTTGGGCAAGATTAGCCAACGGTAAGTCTGTGTCCGGTGAGTTCAAGCGAATTGGTAAAAACGGTATCGATGTCTGGATTCAGGCAACATACAACCCCGTGTATTCGCCTCAAGGTGGCATTAAGAAAGTGGTGAAATTTGCGACTGATATTACTCAGGACAAAAACAAAAATCTCGATACCACTGGGCAAGTTAATGCCATTAACCGCAGCCAGGCGGTGATCGAATTTGACCTCAAAGGCAATATCCTTCGCGCGAATGAAAATTTTCTTGGTGTCATGGGTTACGACGAAAAAGAAGTGGTGGGAAAGCACCATTCTATTTTCGTTGAGCCCGCAATGGCGCAGTCTGGTGAATACAAAGCATTTTGGGAGAAACTGGCCAAAGGTGAACATCAAAGCGCGGTTTACAAGCGCGTCGCTAGAGGTGGCAGAGAGATTTGGATCAGCGCATCGTACAATCCTATTTTCGATGACAACGGAAAGCCATTTAAAGTCGTGAAATTCGCGACTGACGTGACCGAACAGAAAATGCGTAATGCTAATTTTGCGGGTCAAATCCGGGCCATCGGTAAGTCGCAGGCAGTGATTGAGTTTGAATTGGATGGCACTATTCGCACTGCTAACGAAAACTTTCTGAATACCGTTGGTTACACCCTCGAAGAAGTGAAGGGCAAGCATCATTCCATTTTTGCTACGACAGAGCTAAAAAATTCACATGAATACAAAGAATTCTGGAAATCGCTTGCTGCGGGTGAATTCTTTTCCGGAGAATTTGAGCGCGTCGGAAAAGGCGGTCGCCAAATCTGGATTCAGGCCTCTTACAACCCCATTTTTGATCTCAACGGTAAGCCATTCAAAGTCGTGAAGTACGCCTCTGATATCACTGATCAAAAACTGAAAAATGCCGACTACGAAGGACAGATTGAAGCAATTGGTAAATCTCAGGCAGTGATTGAATTCAATATGAACGGCACTATTCGCAACGCTAATGACAACTTCCTGAATGCAATGGGCTACTCATTGAGCGAAGTGAAAGGGCGACATCATTCGATTTTTGTCGACCCCGATTATAAAAACTCAGATGAGTACAAAGCCTTCTGGGAGAAGCTGAATCGCGGCGAATTTGAATCTGCGGAATTTTTGCGCTTTGCAAAAGGTGGTCGGGAGGTCTGGATTCAGGCGTCCTACAACCCTATTTGTGATGCAAACGGTAGGCCGTTCAAAGTCGTGAAATACGCGACAGACATTACGGCTAAGAAACGCGCTGTAGCCAAAATCAGCGATTGTCTGGTGTCGTTGTCGAAAGGGGATTTGAGCGTCGCGCTGACAGAGAAGCTGGATGATGAGTTTGAGCCGGTAAGAGAGGCGATGAACTCCACCATCGAGCGCCTGAATGAGCTGGTGGTGGATATCAACCGCACAGCAACGTCAGTCAGCAATACTGCCCGCGAGATCAGAACGGGCACCAGTGATTTGAGCGACCGCACTGAAACTCAAGCCAGTAGTCTCGAAGAAACCGCGGCTAGCATGCAGGAAATGACGTCCACGGTTGAACAAAATGCCGATACCTCGCAAAGCGCAGTAAAGCAGGCGAGCGAAGCGACCAAGAGGGCGGAGCGTGGAGGAACAGTAGTGGTGGAAGCGGTCAACTCGATGGCGGAAATCGAAGAGTCCAGTAAGCAGATATCAGACATTATCGGCGTAATTAATGAGATTGCTTTCCAGACCAATCTACTGGCACTGAATGCAGCGGTAGAGGCAGCGAGAGCCGGAGAACAAGGGCGTGGTTTTGCCGTAGTAGCGGGTGAGGTCCGCAATCTGGCCCAGCGAAGTGCCAAAGCATCAGTTGAGATCAAAGACCTTATCAATACCAGCGTTAACAAGGTGAAAGATGGTACCCAGTTGGTGCGCGAATCTGGTGAGAATCTGGTAGAGATTGTGGATTCGATTCGCAGTGTCTCTTCCATGATTGATGACATGAGCATAGCGACACAGGAACAGTCACAGGGTATTGGTGAAATCAATCGTGTGATCACCGAAATGGACAACATGACCCAGCAAAACGCTGGCCTTGCTGAAGAAGCCACGGCTGCCAGTGAAAATATGTTGGTTGAAGCGGAAAACCTACAGGAACTGGTAAGCTTCTTTAAAACCCGTACTGCCTGA
- a CDS encoding LTA synthase family protein, protein MNKFKKYLGPLYPIAATALVVLLLMFISRMALAVWQIDRVNAAQGWGHLLVSGLRIDISSVSYLLILPSLLSSLLSGEHLLGRIWHFTLRIWITAGLWLVVYMEVATVPFIIEYDLRPNRLFIEYLIYPKEVFGMLWSGYKLELFIGLVVSVSTVILGWRWSKRLVSHLSYPKWYWRPLIALCVVAIGVMGARSSFGHRPLNPAMVSFSTDPLINDLTLNSSYSLIFAAKQMSSEANAFKFYPPMDEEQIIREVQQNMLVKNEAFISANAPTLTKRTASYQGKPKNIVILLLESHGSRYISRLGGINTSPYLDQLIDESWAFSRMYATGTRSVRGIEALTTGFSPTPARSVVKLGKSQTNFFTIADLLKSQGYHTQFIYGGESHFDNMKNFFLGNGFTDIQDFPTFDAPKFVGSWGASDEDLYDKADTLFTQLEEQDKPFFSLVFSSSNHSPFEYPDGKITPFNSPKNTVENAVKYADYAVGKFIERSKKSNYWNNTIFLIVADHDARATGDLPVPIGHFRIPAIILGGGIEPRFDSRLTSQLDLPPTLLSLAGISSINPMIGYDLTKDVPTKNQRAMMQRGKNFGWMTADNKVVVLRPELGISTYQYHPESDTLTEDFVDEKTVICAHAHAMWGSLAFNEDFYRAQPTY, encoded by the coding sequence ATGAACAAATTCAAAAAGTACCTAGGGCCTTTATACCCCATTGCTGCAACAGCACTCGTCGTTTTATTACTGATGTTCATCTCCAGAATGGCACTCGCAGTCTGGCAGATAGATAGAGTCAATGCAGCACAGGGATGGGGGCACCTTCTGGTAAGCGGACTTCGTATTGATATTTCAAGTGTTTCCTATCTGCTCATCCTGCCTTCACTACTATCTTCGTTACTTTCAGGTGAGCATTTATTGGGGAGGATATGGCATTTCACCCTGCGTATCTGGATCACTGCCGGACTTTGGCTTGTGGTTTACATGGAAGTCGCCACCGTTCCGTTTATCATTGAATATGACCTACGCCCCAACCGCCTCTTTATCGAATATCTGATTTATCCCAAAGAAGTGTTTGGCATGCTTTGGAGTGGCTACAAATTAGAACTCTTCATCGGCTTGGTCGTGTCAGTCTCTACGGTAATACTGGGCTGGCGCTGGTCAAAGCGCTTAGTCAGTCACCTCTCTTATCCCAAATGGTACTGGCGCCCTCTGATAGCGCTTTGTGTGGTTGCTATTGGCGTCATGGGAGCGCGATCCAGCTTCGGACATCGTCCCCTTAATCCAGCCATGGTGTCATTTTCAACCGATCCACTAATCAATGACCTCACACTCAACTCATCCTATTCCCTGATATTTGCCGCCAAACAAATGAGTTCAGAAGCCAATGCATTCAAGTTTTACCCACCAATGGATGAAGAACAAATCATTAGAGAAGTACAACAAAATATGCTGGTGAAGAACGAAGCGTTTATTTCAGCGAATGCCCCTACGCTTACAAAGCGTACGGCTTCCTATCAAGGGAAACCCAAGAACATCGTTATCCTGCTGCTTGAAAGTCATGGTTCCCGATATATCAGCCGTTTAGGAGGCATAAATACGTCACCCTATCTTGACCAACTGATTGATGAGAGTTGGGCGTTCAGCCGTATGTATGCCACTGGCACCCGTTCTGTCAGAGGTATTGAAGCTTTGACAACAGGTTTCTCACCGACACCCGCGCGATCCGTGGTCAAACTAGGAAAAAGTCAGACCAACTTTTTCACTATCGCTGATTTACTAAAATCTCAGGGGTATCACACTCAATTCATCTATGGTGGGGAAAGCCATTTCGACAACATGAAGAACTTTTTCCTAGGAAACGGGTTTACTGATATTCAGGACTTTCCAACATTCGACGCGCCAAAGTTTGTTGGATCTTGGGGGGCTTCAGACGAAGATCTCTATGATAAAGCAGATACTCTGTTTACTCAGTTAGAGGAACAGGACAAACCCTTCTTCAGTTTGGTGTTCTCCTCTTCGAATCACAGCCCTTTTGAGTATCCTGATGGCAAGATAACACCATTTAACAGTCCCAAAAACACGGTGGAGAACGCCGTGAAATATGCAGACTATGCAGTGGGCAAATTTATTGAACGATCCAAAAAGTCAAACTACTGGAACAATACCATCTTCCTGATTGTGGCAGACCATGATGCTAGGGCAACCGGAGATCTGCCAGTCCCCATCGGTCACTTCAGGATCCCCGCTATTATTCTTGGTGGCGGCATTGAGCCAAGGTTTGACTCCCGTTTAACCAGCCAACTTGATCTACCCCCGACACTACTGTCACTCGCTGGTATCAGCAGCATCAATCCAATGATAGGTTACGACCTCACCAAAGACGTTCCTACAAAAAATCAACGTGCCATGATGCAAAGGGGTAAAAATTTCGGTTGGATGACGGCAGATAATAAAGTCGTTGTTCTGAGGCCCGAACTAGGGATATCTACTTATCAGTATCACCCAGAATCAGACACGCTGACTGAAGATTTCGTGGATGAAAAAACGGTAATTTGCGCTCACGCTCATGCTATGTGGGGCAGTTTGGCGTTCAACGAGGACTTCTATCGCGCTCAGCCAACTTACTGA
- a CDS encoding LysR family transcriptional regulator, with translation MNTNKEILGESLSDIRAFVAIAETGSFSKAAESLNASRAHMSRQLSQLEARLGVQLIIRTTRSQRLTAAGETFFSRCRAALSQLDEAITLASNDADKMRGHIAVNCVGGILGESLIGDVIHAFCARNTEISIELDFSSERVDLVQSRFDLVLRMGALADSLLIGRELGEIKIGTYASPDYFARKGRPSHPKELQQHDCLTGSVTKWRYVKSDDPEQHTDVEVHGHLQCKNGHVLLNAALQGNGICRLPALYCTSYEAEGKLESVFTEWKVDKVPLYLLYHRDRHQPARLKALISYLVANIPAKLKD, from the coding sequence ATGAACACCAATAAAGAAATCCTCGGCGAAAGCCTGAGTGACATCCGTGCCTTTGTTGCTATCGCAGAAACTGGCAGCTTCTCTAAAGCTGCAGAATCGCTGAATGCTTCCCGCGCTCATATGTCTCGCCAGTTAAGCCAATTGGAAGCGAGACTGGGGGTACAGCTAATCATCCGCACTACCCGCTCCCAACGCTTAACCGCGGCAGGAGAAACCTTCTTTAGCCGCTGCCGGGCTGCTCTTTCGCAACTAGATGAGGCGATTACTCTCGCCAGCAACGATGCTGATAAGATGCGCGGCCATATCGCGGTGAACTGTGTTGGCGGTATCTTGGGAGAGTCTTTGATTGGCGATGTGATTCATGCCTTCTGCGCTCGAAACACGGAGATCAGTATCGAGCTTGATTTCAGCTCAGAACGGGTTGATCTGGTGCAGTCCCGTTTTGACTTGGTGCTTCGAATGGGCGCGTTGGCCGACTCACTGTTGATTGGCCGTGAGCTCGGAGAAATTAAGATAGGCACCTACGCTTCACCAGACTATTTCGCACGCAAAGGTAGGCCATCACATCCCAAAGAACTGCAGCAGCATGACTGTCTGACCGGGTCTGTCACCAAGTGGCGATACGTGAAATCCGACGACCCAGAGCAGCATACCGATGTGGAAGTACACGGCCATTTACAATGTAAAAACGGTCACGTGCTTTTGAACGCGGCGCTTCAGGGGAACGGGATATGTCGCTTGCCCGCACTATATTGCACGTCTTATGAAGCAGAAGGAAAACTCGAGTCGGTGTTTACAGAATGGAAGGTGGATAAGGTGCCACTCTATTTGCTGTATCACAGAGACAGGCACCAACCCGCCAGATTGAAAGCGCTCATTAGTTACTTGGTCGCTAACATTCCGGCGAAATTAAAGGATTAG
- a CDS encoding methyl-accepting chemotaxis protein, translating into MKHKIFRITIGKRLAFGFGLILAILVTAVVISNDRLRNLQKLELELVNSTFPSTLAASELVGEINKSLAILRGYLVLGDEELITQRQDVWENIDNQMVVLKENKLNNQHIVGYAEKLSALDVSLKQYRGAQDEAEQVAHTEDEQPAMKMYKQDIAPIVMSLLQDINQLAQLEQSLPATPERKKLLGVFANSSASLSLGLASARSYLIGGDENYKATYFQHWTTNSSAFYEIESKRHLLTREQRELFDSYSSVRDRFANEVEKMFKLRESKRWNMSQYLLGTKAAPLSVLSLQLVQDLDALQRAQLKKEVAQLDEMNASISEVLKLTGIIGIFVGIFIAFIITRSVTRPIIGMTRSLKSVAREGDYSIRLPVRGSDEVCQSAIAFNNLMSETQNALNEINQVMERIAEGDLSLRINGDYKGDLLSIKESTNASLINAEKAEYVKQSFQNEARRVAEENARVRQALDSVSNNIMMANSEQQVIYINNAAQEMLINAKEDFKQELPHFDPEDVVGHSIDLFHKDPHHQRQILEGITESFTSEFFVGNKVMAINAQPMFDNEGERIGTVIEWMDRTDEVAIEREIDNVISSAAHGDFSTRIEMEGKQGFFYNLAEGLNTLTSNIDHSLADMQRILAAMAKGDLTERMEKNYAGRLGLLKQDTNQTIDKLTDVIRRIRETASTVSVSSREIVSGNQDLSMRTDEQATSLQATATSMEEMTSTVKQSAENAFSTKLVSMKARAKAREGGEAITRTINAMEDISTASSEIGEIIGVIDEIAFQTNLLALNAAVEAARAGEQGRGFAVVAGEVRSLAQRSASAAKEIKELIEASNKKVAVGAEYVSNSGKTLAEIVSMVEEMGGKMAEISDAAQEQSIGIEQVNLSITKMDTVTQKNAVLVEEVTTASEGMWSLSQDMTEMVAFFNLSEEDDTDLIAQGASQDLNDDEFLEFSDDSYRDPNDGIEEAQSPSEKPKFQFASKKKDDLEDDDDDIEFEFYDGDNDK; encoded by the coding sequence ATGAAACACAAAATATTTCGTATCACCATAGGTAAACGCCTGGCCTTCGGCTTCGGGCTTATCCTCGCCATTCTTGTCACGGCAGTGGTTATCTCCAACGACAGGTTGCGGAATCTTCAAAAGCTGGAACTTGAACTGGTCAACTCCACTTTCCCTTCAACGCTGGCTGCCAGTGAACTGGTGGGCGAAATCAACAAGTCACTGGCGATATTGCGTGGCTACCTGGTGCTTGGTGACGAAGAGTTGATCACACAGCGTCAGGATGTTTGGGAAAACATCGATAACCAAATGGTGGTTCTCAAAGAAAACAAACTGAACAATCAACATATCGTGGGTTACGCAGAAAAGCTTTCCGCACTTGATGTCAGCCTGAAGCAATACCGAGGCGCGCAAGATGAAGCAGAGCAGGTTGCCCACACCGAGGACGAGCAACCGGCAATGAAAATGTACAAACAAGACATTGCCCCTATCGTGATGAGCCTTCTGCAAGACATTAATCAACTCGCTCAATTGGAACAATCTCTCCCAGCTACACCGGAGCGGAAAAAGCTTCTGGGCGTATTTGCCAACTCCAGCGCTTCCCTATCACTTGGCCTGGCCTCTGCGCGCTCTTATCTCATCGGCGGGGATGAAAACTACAAAGCAACCTACTTTCAGCATTGGACCACCAACAGCAGCGCGTTCTATGAAATCGAAAGCAAACGCCACCTTCTGACACGTGAGCAACGTGAACTCTTTGACAGCTACTCATCGGTGCGTGATCGCTTTGCCAATGAAGTCGAAAAAATGTTTAAGCTGCGTGAGTCCAAACGCTGGAACATGTCGCAATACCTCCTTGGAACAAAGGCTGCACCGCTTTCTGTTTTGTCACTGCAACTGGTTCAGGACCTCGATGCCTTACAACGCGCACAACTGAAAAAAGAAGTGGCTCAGTTAGATGAAATGAATGCTTCCATCTCCGAAGTGCTGAAGCTCACCGGTATTATTGGCATCTTCGTGGGTATATTTATTGCGTTCATCATTACCCGTTCGGTGACACGCCCTATTATTGGGATGACACGCAGCCTAAAAAGTGTCGCGCGGGAAGGTGACTACTCTATTCGCCTCCCCGTGAGAGGGTCTGATGAAGTATGTCAGTCAGCCATTGCTTTCAACAACCTGATGTCAGAGACCCAAAACGCGCTCAACGAGATTAACCAGGTCATGGAGCGTATTGCCGAGGGAGATCTGAGCCTTCGTATCAACGGCGATTACAAGGGCGATCTGCTATCGATTAAAGAGTCGACAAACGCTTCACTCATTAACGCCGAAAAGGCTGAGTATGTGAAGCAGTCTTTCCAAAACGAAGCACGAAGAGTGGCTGAAGAAAATGCCCGTGTCAGACAAGCTTTGGATAGCGTTTCCAACAACATCATGATGGCCAATAGCGAGCAACAGGTCATCTACATCAACAATGCAGCACAAGAGATGCTGATTAACGCGAAGGAGGATTTCAAACAAGAACTCCCCCACTTCGATCCAGAGGATGTGGTTGGCCACTCTATCGATTTGTTCCACAAAGACCCTCACCATCAACGTCAGATCTTAGAAGGCATAACAGAATCTTTCACCAGTGAGTTCTTTGTCGGCAATAAGGTTATGGCAATCAATGCCCAGCCCATGTTTGACAATGAAGGAGAGCGTATTGGCACTGTCATTGAGTGGATGGATCGTACCGATGAAGTGGCCATTGAACGGGAAATAGATAACGTGATTTCCTCTGCCGCTCACGGCGATTTCAGCACACGCATTGAAATGGAAGGAAAACAAGGTTTCTTTTATAACCTCGCCGAAGGCCTAAATACCCTCACCAGCAACATTGACCATTCGTTGGCTGATATGCAGCGGATTCTTGCTGCCATGGCGAAAGGCGATCTGACTGAACGCATGGAGAAAAACTACGCTGGTAGATTGGGCCTTCTCAAACAAGACACCAACCAGACAATTGATAAGCTTACAGATGTTATCCGACGAATCCGCGAAACCGCTTCAACGGTCTCTGTCTCCTCAAGGGAAATCGTATCCGGCAACCAGGATCTCAGCATGCGCACTGACGAGCAGGCAACTTCGCTGCAAGCGACTGCAACCAGTATGGAGGAGATGACAAGCACGGTGAAACAGAGCGCCGAAAACGCCTTCTCCACCAAGCTGGTCAGCATGAAAGCACGGGCAAAAGCCAGAGAAGGTGGTGAGGCTATCACACGCACGATCAACGCCATGGAAGACATCAGCACGGCCAGCAGCGAGATTGGGGAAATCATAGGCGTGATCGACGAAATAGCATTCCAGACCAATCTTCTTGCCCTGAATGCCGCCGTTGAAGCTGCACGTGCGGGTGAGCAGGGGCGTGGCTTTGCCGTCGTCGCTGGGGAAGTAAGAAGCCTCGCTCAACGCTCAGCCAGCGCAGCAAAAGAGATTAAAGAACTGATTGAAGCCAGCAACAAGAAAGTGGCTGTCGGGGCAGAATATGTCAGCAATTCAGGCAAAACACTGGCAGAGATTGTCTCTATGGTTGAAGAGATGGGTGGCAAAATGGCTGAAATTTCCGATGCGGCTCAGGAGCAAAGCATTGGTATCGAGCAGGTAAACCTTTCCATCACCAAAATGGACACTGTCACCCAGAAAAACGCTGTGTTGGTAGAAGAAGTGACCACAGCCAGCGAAGGCATGTGGAGCCTTTCTCAAGACATGACAGAGATGGTCGCCTTTTTTAACCTTAGCGAGGAAGACGACACGGACCTCATCGCTCAAGGTGCATCTCAAGACCTTAATGACGATGAATTCCTCGAATTCAGCGATGACAGCTATCGCGACCCGAATGACGGTATCGAGGAGGCGCAAAGCCCATCTGAAAAACCAAAGTTCCAGTTTGCATCTAAGAAAAAAGACGATTTGGAAGACGATGACGACGACATTGAATTCGAGTTCTATGATGGCGATAACGACAAATAA
- a CDS encoding SDR family oxidoreductase translates to MKKLAVITGASSGIGEAIAKQLSALGHPLLLVARRVDRLEALDLPNTLCRKVDVTDKAAFEAAIKEAEAEYGEVDLLVNNAGVMLLGDVATQNAAEWQTMFNVNVVGLLNGMQAVLEPMKARNGGTIVNISSVAGRKTFPNHAAYCGTKFAVHAISENVREEVADANVRVITIAPGAVETELLSHTTSDEIKSGYDSWKDEMGGVLAADDIASTVCYAYSFPQNVCVREIVITATRQQP, encoded by the coding sequence ATGAAAAAGTTGGCTGTTATTACTGGTGCAAGTTCAGGTATCGGCGAAGCGATTGCAAAACAACTGTCTGCACTGGGTCACCCGCTGCTGCTGGTTGCTCGCCGTGTTGATCGCTTGGAAGCGCTGGACCTGCCGAACACTCTGTGTCGTAAAGTCGATGTGACTGACAAAGCCGCATTCGAAGCGGCAATTAAAGAAGCAGAAGCGGAATATGGCGAGGTAGATCTGCTGGTCAACAATGCAGGTGTGATGTTGCTGGGTGATGTCGCGACACAGAACGCAGCAGAGTGGCAAACTATGTTCAACGTGAACGTGGTTGGCTTGCTAAATGGTATGCAGGCAGTGCTTGAACCAATGAAAGCGCGCAACGGCGGCACTATTGTGAATATCAGCTCAGTGGCTGGTCGTAAAACCTTCCCGAATCATGCGGCTTACTGCGGCACTAAATTTGCGGTTCACGCGATTTCTGAAAATGTGCGTGAAGAGGTAGCGGATGCCAATGTTCGTGTCATCACCATCGCTCCTGGCGCGGTAGAAACCGAGCTGCTTTCCCATACCACCAGCGATGAAATAAAATCAGGTTACGACAGCTGGAAAGACGAAATGGGCGGCGTTCTGGCTGCAGATGATATCGCCAGCACCGTTTGCTATGCGTATTCCTTCCCACAAAACGTGTGTGTGCGTGAGATTGTGATCACCGCTACCCGTCAGCAGCCTTAA